The Planctomycetia bacterium genome segment CTGCTCGATCAACGCCGCCTCGACAAGCGTTGGATCCGCATCCGCCGCCCGACGATCGTCGTCGGCGGTGAGTTGACGATGAACTCGCTGGAAGTGGCGTTCAACCGCATTACCGGGATCAGCGAATCGCCGTTGCAGCTCAAGAGCAACTGCGGCACGCTGGTGATCGACGACTTCGGCCGCCAGCGGATGAGCACCGACGAATTGCTCAACCGGTGGATCGTGCCGTTGGAAAAGCGCTACGACTTCTTGAACCTCTCGAACGGCAAGAAAATCCAGGTGCCTTTCGATCAGTTGATCGTATTCTCCACAAACTTGGAGCCGAAAGACTTGGTCGACGAGGCGTTTCTCCGCCGGATTCCGTACAAGATCGAGGTCGTCGATCCGTCGGAGGACGAGTATCGCGAGCTGTTTAAGCTGATGGCCAGCAAGATGCAAATCGTCTACGACGACAAAGTCGTCGACTACTTGCTCGACACGCACTACCGCACGGTGAACCGCAACCTGCGGTGCTGCCATCCGCGCGACTTGCTGCTGCAAGTGCGCAACTTCTGCCGCTATCGCAACGTGCCGCCGGAGATGACGAAGGAATACTTCGACTTCGCCGTCGAGAACTACTTCGCCGTCGTCTGAAGCGGCTCGCCGGTGATGCGATCGAAGCCGAACTCCAGCTCGCGCTGCGGATCGCGCGTCGGCAGCTTCTGCAATTCCGTGTAGAGCAAGCTCGGCTGGATGTCGTGGTTGTGCTGGTACTTCTTGCTCGTGTAGGCCGTGACTTCGCCCACGATCTGGTGATAAAAGATTTGGCAGATTTCCACGTGCGGATAAATCCGCACCGGCTGCACGGCGAACATCTCTAGCGTCCAGTACCCGCAGAAGCCGGCGTCGCCGAAACCGGCCGTGACATGCACGAATAGCCCCAGCCGCCCGACCGACGAGCGCCCCTCGATCATCGGCACCAGGTTGTGCGTTTCCGTCCGCTCGGAGGTGCGCCCTAAGTAAAGTAGATTGGGGCTCAGCACCAGTCCGGTCGGCGGGATCTCAATCCGCTTCACACGGTTCGCCTTCCGCATATCGAGCACGACTTCCTCGTACACCAGCAGCTCTTGGTGCAGCCGCAGGTTGTAGCTGTTCGGGTTGAGCCGTGCTTCGTCGAAGGGATCGATGATGATATCGCTACCCATCCGGCCGCGAATTTCGTTTCCGGAGAGAATCATGCGGTGGTCCTTGCGGAGATGGGCGACGATGTCCGAACAGGGAAGCGAGCTTGGTACCGAGTTCCAGGTTCCTACTTTTCTACCCCAGCCCGACCTTCGGACACCAGCGGGCGAGTGGACAGATATCGCATTTCGGTTTGCGCGCCTGACAGATCTGCCGGCCGTGGTGGATAAGCAGGTGGCTGAAGTCGACCCAATCCCGTTTGGGCAGAATCGGCATTAGATCACGCTCGATTTTGACCGCGTCCTTCTCCGACGTGAGCCCCAGGCGACGGCTGAGTCGCGTGACGTGGGTATCCACCACAACGCCGCTCGCCAGGCCGTAAGCCGTGCCCAGCACGACATTTGCCGTCTTGCGTCCAACCCCCGGCAACGCCACGAGGGACGGCAAATCCCGGGGAACTTCACTCCCGTGGTCCTTCACCAGGGCCGCACAACAGGCGCGGATGTTCTTGGCCTTATTGCGGAAAAATCCCGTGCTTTGGATCAGCTTCTCCAGCTCACCCAGGTCCGCGGCCGCGAATTCGGCCGCAGTGCGATACCGGGCGAACAGGGCGGGGGTCACCAGGTTGACCCGCACGTCAGTGCATTGCGCCGACAGAATCGTCGCGACCAGCAGCTCAAGCGGATTGCGGTGCTCTAAGGCGCAGGTCGCGTCCGGATACGCCAATCGCAGCGCCTTCACCAACCGGGTGGCGTGGCGTTTCTTGTCCGCAATGGCGGGCATGGGGTGTCCTGAACGCCGGGAATCTGCACTGGAACGTCGATGCGGACGAGGCGGTTGATTCTCAAATCGTTGACCTGGAATGTCAATCGGCACTAGTCCCGTCATGAGGTCTTACGCCAACCTCGTCAAGCTGTGTGTTCTGCCCACCGTCGCGTCATCGCGTGCCTGTCGAGCGCGCAATTGCGCTTCAACGAAGCTCTCAATAAGCAAAAATTACAAAAGCACAACAGCGCGCAAACATAGGCACAATAGGGGCTAGCGCTTATTGGAATGCCATCGCACAAACGCCCCTTGATGTACTCGGCACGCCGGTTGCTTCGTCCCCCCGATGTAGTGTTGTTTTTGCCGTGAAGACACCTGTCGATAGCGGCCGTCCTTCAAACTAGGCGAACCGTCATGAACCACCTCCTTCCGCGAGCTTGGGCAGGCACGTTGCCTCGCCCGCCAAGCAATCTCTGAGCTTGCCGAGCCCAGTCCCTGATGCCTGACGAGTGCCAGCCCTGCGGTTGGCATCGTTACGTCACGGCGGCTGAATCGGCTCCCATGCTATCTGCACACGCACTTGGAACGTGAGACGGCGGCGGCCGTTCTCCTGATCGCTCCTGCTACGCGCTAGCTGTTGGCATTTCCGAAAAGCTCGGAGATGTGGCTGCGCTCGGGGTGCGCGCATTCCTTCGCGTCGTTCAGTTCGCCGTGGGGTACTTCGACTTCCTGGCTTCCGCCTAGCCAGAAGGACGCCCTCACGGCTGAGGCGGAGCTTCGGCTCCGCCTCGGCCAGGGTTGTTCACGGATGAGTTGCGATTCCGGCACTCGTGAATGTCAGGCCGTCCGCCGCGAATGCGTTCGCCGCGCCGGCAAACCTCGTTTGTTTCGCGGTCGATCACGCGATGACCGCCCGTATTCATCAGTCCTTCTGTCGAAAGGCGAAGCGTATGTACATGTTAGATCGAATGACTCGACTCCGATACTTGGCACTGCTGACGATGCTCACGGTGAGCGTCCTCGGCCAGCCCGCTGTGAGTTGGGCGCAGGACACCCCGGTCGCCACCGAAACCGCGGCCACGGCAGATGCGCCCGTTGATGCAGCGACGTCCATGCCCGCGGAAGCGGTCACGGAAGTCGTGGTGGAGGAAGCCGCCGCGGCGCCGGCGGAAGGCCCCAGCACGGCCGACATCAAAATGATGATCGACACCATGTGGGTGATGATCACCGGCTTCTTAGTGTTCTTCATGAACCTCGGTTTTGCCTGCGTTGAGTCAGGCATGTGCCGGGCCAAGAACGCGGTCAACATCCTCTCCAAGAACTTCG includes the following:
- the dcd gene encoding dCTP deaminase, coding for MILSGNEIRGRMGSDIIIDPFDEARLNPNSYNLRLHQELLVYEEVVLDMRKANRVKRIEIPPTGLVLSPNLLYLGRTSERTETHNLVPMIEGRSSVGRLGLFVHVTAGFGDAGFCGYWTLEMFAVQPVRIYPHVEICQIFYHQIVGEVTAYTSKKYQHNHDIQPSLLYTELQKLPTRDPQRELEFGFDRITGEPLQTTAK
- the nth gene encoding endonuclease III, which produces MPAIADKKRHATRLVKALRLAYPDATCALEHRNPLELLVATILSAQCTDVRVNLVTPALFARYRTAAEFAAADLGELEKLIQSTGFFRNKAKNIRACCAALVKDHGSEVPRDLPSLVALPGVGRKTANVVLGTAYGLASGVVVDTHVTRLSRRLGLTSEKDAVKIERDLMPILPKRDWVDFSHLLIHHGRQICQARKPKCDICPLARWCPKVGLG